From one Magnolia sinica isolate HGM2019 chromosome 18, MsV1, whole genome shotgun sequence genomic stretch:
- the LOC131232670 gene encoding uncharacterized protein LOC131232670 isoform X1 gives MKKGAKRFAPSDSIPDSTDSDFRSKRVMAAPPFDVHRAESSRQHQMATPILDVQRAESSRQHVRALNAQFASWVQSQLQNHPDELWQDGVQDYLTHASHIMEKFSDVVEWLKANAAKADGGSNVAPSDEKILVAGAQSNEMKLQVNDKSMFPHKFPTLSFANSWSSGLLSGSQQSILPGSQSSTFTKQEPTDDPDGENELEQPSSPSLKKTEEQGILVVHEVKCKVYVKPDNPADKAWKDMGMGQLSIKCVEGASKATKESKPTIIIRNDVGKVLLNALLYSGIKMNIQKNTITTIFHTLAGGNEAGKDATAVARTYLLRTKTEEEMNKLAVAIKEYAPAA, from the exons ATGAAGAAGGGGGCGAAACGCTTCGCACCCTCAGACTCCATTCCCGACTCCACCGATTCTGAT TTCCGGAGTAAAAGAGTAATGGCAGCACCCCCTTTTGATGTTCACAGGGCAGAATCATCTCGTCAGCATCAGATGGCTACACCCATATTAGATGTTCAGAGGGCAGAGTCATCTCGTCAGCATGTGAGAGCTCTCAATGCCCAATTCGCAAG TTGGGTGCAATCACAGTTGCAGAATCACCCAGATGAGCTTTGGCAAGATGGTGTCCAAGACTATTTAACCCATGCATCACACATTATG GAAAAATTCAGTGATGTAGTGGAATGGCTAAAAGCTAATGCAGCAAAAGCAGACGGTGGATCTAATGTGGCACCCAGCGATGAGAAAATTTTGGTGGCTGGAGCACAGAGTAATGAGATGAAGTTGCAAGTTAATGATAAAAGCATGTTTCCTCACAAGTTTCCAACACTGAGCTTTGCAAATTCATGGAGCTCTGGCCTACTGTCTGGCAGTCAACAATCAATCTTACCTG GAAGTCAAAGTTCAACTTTCACAAAGCAAGAACCTACAGACGATCCAGATGGTG AAAATGAATTGGAGCAGCCGAGCAGCCCTTCCTTGAAGAAGACTGAAGAGCAGGGTATCCTCGTAGTGCATGAAGTCAAATGCAAGGTTTATGTAAAG CCAGACAATCCTGCAGACAAGGCTTGGAAAGATATGGGTATGGGTCAGCTCTCCATTAAATGTGTAGAAGGTGCTAGCAAAGCTACCAAAGAATCCAAACCAACCATCATCATTCGGAATGAT GTTGGGAAAGTGTTGCTCAATGCTTTGTTATATTCAGGcatcaaaatgaatatacaaaagAACACTATCACTACAATATTCCATACTTTG GCCGGTGGAAACGAAGCTGGCAAAGATGCTACTGCTGTTGCTCGTACATATTTATTAAGGACGAAAACAGAGGAGGAGATGAATAAGCTGGCGGTGGCTATCAAAGAATATGCTCCAGCTGCCTGA
- the LOC131232670 gene encoding uncharacterized protein LOC131232670 isoform X2: MKKGAKRFAPSDSIPDSTDSDFRSKRVMAAPPFDVHRAESSRQHQMATPILDVQRAESSRQHVRALNAQFASWVQSQLQNHPDELWQDGVQDYLTHASHIMEKFSDVVEWLKANAAKADGGSNVAPSDEKILVAGAQSNEMKLQVNDKSMFPHKFPTLSFANSWSSGLLSGSQQSILPGSQSSTFTKQEPTDDPDGENELEQPSSPSLKKTEEQGILVVHEVKCKVYVKPDNPADKAWKDMGMGQLSIKCVEGASKATKESKPTIIIRNDAGGNEAGKDATAVARTYLLRTKTEEEMNKLAVAIKEYAPAA; this comes from the exons ATGAAGAAGGGGGCGAAACGCTTCGCACCCTCAGACTCCATTCCCGACTCCACCGATTCTGAT TTCCGGAGTAAAAGAGTAATGGCAGCACCCCCTTTTGATGTTCACAGGGCAGAATCATCTCGTCAGCATCAGATGGCTACACCCATATTAGATGTTCAGAGGGCAGAGTCATCTCGTCAGCATGTGAGAGCTCTCAATGCCCAATTCGCAAG TTGGGTGCAATCACAGTTGCAGAATCACCCAGATGAGCTTTGGCAAGATGGTGTCCAAGACTATTTAACCCATGCATCACACATTATG GAAAAATTCAGTGATGTAGTGGAATGGCTAAAAGCTAATGCAGCAAAAGCAGACGGTGGATCTAATGTGGCACCCAGCGATGAGAAAATTTTGGTGGCTGGAGCACAGAGTAATGAGATGAAGTTGCAAGTTAATGATAAAAGCATGTTTCCTCACAAGTTTCCAACACTGAGCTTTGCAAATTCATGGAGCTCTGGCCTACTGTCTGGCAGTCAACAATCAATCTTACCTG GAAGTCAAAGTTCAACTTTCACAAAGCAAGAACCTACAGACGATCCAGATGGTG AAAATGAATTGGAGCAGCCGAGCAGCCCTTCCTTGAAGAAGACTGAAGAGCAGGGTATCCTCGTAGTGCATGAAGTCAAATGCAAGGTTTATGTAAAG CCAGACAATCCTGCAGACAAGGCTTGGAAAGATATGGGTATGGGTCAGCTCTCCATTAAATGTGTAGAAGGTGCTAGCAAAGCTACCAAAGAATCCAAACCAACCATCATCATTCGGAATGAT GCCGGTGGAAACGAAGCTGGCAAAGATGCTACTGCTGTTGCTCGTACATATTTATTAAGGACGAAAACAGAGGAGGAGATGAATAAGCTGGCGGTGGCTATCAAAGAATATGCTCCAGCTGCCTGA
- the LOC131232670 gene encoding uncharacterized protein LOC131232670 isoform X3, whose translation MAESSRQHQMATPILDVQRAESSRQHVRALNAQFASWVQSQLQNHPDELWQDGVQDYLTHASHIMEKFSDVVEWLKANAAKADGGSNVAPSDEKILVAGAQSNEMKLQVNDKSMFPHKFPTLSFANSWSSGLLSGSQQSILPGSQSSTFTKQEPTDDPDGENELEQPSSPSLKKTEEQGILVVHEVKCKVYVKPDNPADKAWKDMGMGQLSIKCVEGASKATKESKPTIIIRNDVGKVLLNALLYSGIKMNIQKNTITTIFHTLAGGNEAGKDATAVARTYLLRTKTEEEMNKLAVAIKEYAPAA comes from the exons AT GGCAGAATCATCTCGTCAGCATCAGATGGCTACACCCATATTAGATGTTCAGAGGGCAGAGTCATCTCGTCAGCATGTGAGAGCTCTCAATGCCCAATTCGCAAG TTGGGTGCAATCACAGTTGCAGAATCACCCAGATGAGCTTTGGCAAGATGGTGTCCAAGACTATTTAACCCATGCATCACACATTATG GAAAAATTCAGTGATGTAGTGGAATGGCTAAAAGCTAATGCAGCAAAAGCAGACGGTGGATCTAATGTGGCACCCAGCGATGAGAAAATTTTGGTGGCTGGAGCACAGAGTAATGAGATGAAGTTGCAAGTTAATGATAAAAGCATGTTTCCTCACAAGTTTCCAACACTGAGCTTTGCAAATTCATGGAGCTCTGGCCTACTGTCTGGCAGTCAACAATCAATCTTACCTG GAAGTCAAAGTTCAACTTTCACAAAGCAAGAACCTACAGACGATCCAGATGGTG AAAATGAATTGGAGCAGCCGAGCAGCCCTTCCTTGAAGAAGACTGAAGAGCAGGGTATCCTCGTAGTGCATGAAGTCAAATGCAAGGTTTATGTAAAG CCAGACAATCCTGCAGACAAGGCTTGGAAAGATATGGGTATGGGTCAGCTCTCCATTAAATGTGTAGAAGGTGCTAGCAAAGCTACCAAAGAATCCAAACCAACCATCATCATTCGGAATGAT GTTGGGAAAGTGTTGCTCAATGCTTTGTTATATTCAGGcatcaaaatgaatatacaaaagAACACTATCACTACAATATTCCATACTTTG GCCGGTGGAAACGAAGCTGGCAAAGATGCTACTGCTGTTGCTCGTACATATTTATTAAGGACGAAAACAGAGGAGGAGATGAATAAGCTGGCGGTGGCTATCAAAGAATATGCTCCAGCTGCCTGA